CCGCATCCCAGGAGGGGTTCACATGTGCTTATCACCTTAATCTGTACGTGATCGAAGATAATTTTTCCCTCATACGCTCCCGGGGTCTCGGTAGTTCTAGCAGGTGGTAAATAAGCCTCGGTCCAGAAGTCGTGATCCTCCAGATCGAGGCGCTTCATTTCGCATTCTTCTACGAACGCTTCGATTTCCGCTATACTTGACAACGAGTATAGCGGAGTTCTTAGTTTTGTGCTAATTAGACACATCGCCCCCACCCTTGTAAATATGACAGCCAACTGTACACAACCTTAACGCGCATGGCCATGTGTGGTTAATTTTTTGGATAATGGCGTCCTTTAGAGGTTGGTTTAGATGCTTGTTGATCCTATTTCCATCCTCCAACATCTGGATATCGTCCTTAGGGCCTTGAATATCCTCCGCGTAGTCCTCCCTTGCCTCCTGTTCAATCTCGTTCGTGAAGCGCTGCATCTCCTgaaatttgttcctttgccTTGTTGTAGTAAAATGCAACGATATCCCGCACACTCTGTAGTCGATCAGCAAGGGCGTCGCAGGTTGCTGCCACTGGTGCAGACACAGTGCTATATAGTTTGCTAATTGCATTCCTGAACCAGCTTATCTCCTTTCTTATATACATATTTCAACAACATCCGAAGATTTCATTCTGCCGAACTAGATCTTacagcgcatgcgttgatgatcgGTGGATTTTtgctgggatcgaggttggcaACAGTCGCACACATTTTGCTCAACAAAGCGACACAAAAGATGTTGTACAAAAAATGTATCTCTACACAACAGTTGCACGACAAATCTGAATTCAATTGAAACCGAACCTTAGCAGTGGGAATGATGCTTCTATCCAAGCTCCTCCTAAGGGCTTCTGGTATATGGCTGACGCCAGCACGTATAttcaaaagcaaaaataaaggcTTGGGGGAGAAGTGCAGTGTTTCTTTTCTACTCAGAAATGTGCATAGGTTCGGTTGTCCGTAGCATTTGGTCCCTCTAATTAAATTTACCATAATGGCGAGTGAGTAGCGTAAAGAAAAGACCGTTCTTATTTATTCTaatgtttctaaaaaatatcttttttcgtCCATGTTTATTATTTATGTTATGCTTTAAGAAGTTAAATCTTCTGCACTCCTGGTTCTACAAATGTCTATTTTTGGCAGTCACTGCCAAAAAtgtagctagccagctagctactAGTATTTATAAACAAGAAGAGAGCGAGCTCAGGGTACTTCTTGGATGAAATACACCTTTTCACAGTTAAGTAAAAACAATACATTCTTATTTTATTCAACTCAAAACCACTGCTTCGTGGTATTAGGCCACTGTCGAAAATATTTAGTTAGCGTCATTTCTAATTAAAAAGTAAGTCGGTTGGTCGGTCAGATAAaaatttttcctgaaaaattacaagaatactatatttcgcagccatattttgttattccTTTTAAATGTATgccagctgtatttttagccTCTGTTTTAAGTTCGATTTTTGTCAGTCATCGTTGTTTCCATGATTTTCACTTGTTTTGCCGTATAAATGCGAAAAAAATGCAGGAAAATATATATAGCACTGAGTAGCGCAGCGCAGTTCTctatcgaaataacattctgaCAAAACAACCGTAATTCGAAGGACCGCTGAAAAGgtaaatggtggattttgttgCGTGTCGAAGATTATTTGTGGATTGTTTGGtttattatttacaaattaacCGACTCCCTGACTCGACTTTCACCTTTCAAAGTGAGTTGGTTGGGTGACGCTaatcaattatatttttgagggtGGCCTTACTAATACATAACATAATAACGTGTATTCCTGTTTTTCAGCTGATAACTTTTGAACTTGCCTGAATTATCCCTAAACTAGTCCGACTCATTTCCGATAAACAACATTAGGAATAAGAAAACTTAACCACATTTACAACACAATGACTTCAAGTTTAAACCAGTATACTACCATAGTTGTTTGAGATCCCTTGGTTGTGGTATTTACAGATTAATGGTTAAAGGAAAAATGCCTAGATAACATTATCACGGTTTCCCTGATTTGCAGGTTAAACCTATACATGTATCTAGAAAACTTCaacaatttgtaaaaaaaatattactatgCTTAACGTTTTGGGTCCCAATGCAAAAAATGCGGAGCCAGTATGACAAGCATAACAATATCAGAATAAAAGTTTTGTGAGATGTGAGTCCTCTGGGAACCAGGCTCAGTGTTTCAACCCACTCATTTTAAACAGCTGACTCCCATTCTTGCATGCTACTCCTTGTTAAGAATTATGTTTTCCTGTTTGTTAAACATTTTacagcaaaaattaaaaaaaatcttgtaaaaAGTTTACTTGAAACCATCCAGTTTCCATTCATTTCACTGTTTGGTTATACACATTTCTGTTGGTAATTGTGGATACTAAAATCTACTAACACATACTAAAATGTTAACCCAcctgttttataaaaacatatgaAAGTATGAGTATTGTCACAACACCCTGAAAAGAAGCATGTTGACAGGTATCTAACTTTCTTTGTAGTAAGTAAGTATATAAATCTGCCCATAAGGAAAGGGATTGACATCAGGGATGGAATTTTTTATAAGGGTTTTCAAGAAATTATGAACACTGAAATGTAGGTAAGATGTACAGATCGCAGACAGTTTAATTTAGTgataaaatcaattaaaaatttaataaaaataccaTAACTAAATTACTTTAGCCATAAGCTGTTCATGGATCTTAGTAACAataatttggaaaataaaaactataagcTCTTGAGAAAAATGAATGACATAACCCACATCTTTTTTACATGCACAGTTgacttcctttttgacaccacATGAGGAATTTTTGTGCTTGTTTAGGAGGTTTTGTTGATAATTTTCTACCATTAGCTGACTTGCCCAAAATGTTGCATATTATTGAGTTCTTGAGTTTTTCtaaatttctaatttttgttatgtACAAACAGCTCTTTGGTGACAAAtcacaagtcatttttttcccCTTACAACCTGCGAATATTACTCATACTGTCTTGTTTtagaatgtatataaattttttgccACTCTTAGTGGTGTGCAGCATTTCTCAATTCTCCCATTGTAAgaaattttcagatgatgaaataactttttcaacACATGGGAATTTACTTCTACAGCATGCATTTGGACCTAATGACCAGTTTTCATCAAGAGGGGAAGTTGTGTTTAAATCTTCAAAGGGTACTGCTGTATTCAAAGACAAGATAGAACTAAGCAGATCAGATTTAGAAAAGCTTGAAAAATTAGTCAAGGAAGATGGTTTGTATTTTATTCGAAGTCCAACGAAAATTGGTGGTGCATTGGAAAACAACGACACGAGTTATGTCTCCACGTTTGTTAGGGCTTGTTATTTGTATGGGTCTGGTTTGCAAGAAACAATAACTGTTGCTGTCGATTATTCTGGAAATGTGATTGGACTTAATATTGTGTCGCCCAGAAGTGAGTGCaaaattgatgactttgatggcTTTGAAGGAGCCATGTTCAATTCAACAGTGCTTGTCCAGCAACAGGTTTGAAAATttgatatatttgttttttaatatatatatatatatatatatatatatatat
This is a stretch of genomic DNA from Hydractinia symbiolongicarpus strain clone_291-10 chromosome 9, HSymV2.1, whole genome shotgun sequence. It encodes these proteins:
- the LOC130656237 gene encoding ER membrane protein complex subunit 10-like, giving the protein MYINFLPLLVVCSISQFSHCKKFSDDEITFSTHGNLLLQHAFGPNDQFSSRGEVVFKSSKGTAVFKDKIELSRSDLEKLEKLVKEDGLYFIRSPTKIGGALENNDTSYVSTFVRACYLYGSGLQETITVAVDYSGNVIGLNIVSPRSECKIDDFDGFEGAMFNSTVLVQQQVAGAVPDTQTFVKRIEQEKSDEAAGKGKDNRSFIAKYWMYIVPVFLVLMLGSQAEPPAEEGGE